The sequence GTTCGCCGCCCGGCAGAACACCGAGGTGCTGGCCGGGGCCGAGCGTTACTACCGGGCGATGCTGGACAGCGGCCCGGAGTCCTGGAACATCCGCGACCGGCACATGGCCGACACGCTGGACCGGCTGATGGCGCACTACGGCCCCGGTGCCAAGGCGGTGGTGTGGGAACACAACACCCACATCGGGGACGCCCGCGCCACGGACATGGCCGACATCGGCGAGATCAACGTCGGCCAGCTGGTTCGCGAACGGCACATGGGCGCGGGTGTGGCGCTGGTCGGCTTCGGCTCGTACGACGGCACGGTGACCGCCGCGGACGCGTGGGGCGACGCACCCCGGGTCATGGAGGTGACGCCGGCGCACACCGGCAGCCTGGAGGACCTGCTGCACGCGGCGCTGCCCGGCGAACGGGCCCTGTTCGTCTTCCCTCCGGTGCAGTTCCAGCGGCCGCCCGCCACCGGCCGGCGCGCGTGGTTCCACGAGGAGCGCGGCCACCGGGCCATCGGCGTGGTCTACCGGCCGCGCTCCGAGCGCGTGGGGAACTACGTCCCGACCGTCCTGGCCGAGCGCTACGACGCCTTCTGCTATCTCGACCGCACCCGGGCCCTCACCCCGTTGCGCCCGGCGGCGGCGCGGAGCCCGGAGGTGGACACCTGGCCCGTCGGGGTGTGAGACCGACGGGCCCCGAAAACAGGTTCGGTCCGGTCCCGGACCGGCCGTTCCCAGGCCTGCCGAAGGAACCAGCACCAGGAGGGCACCGTGAAGCTGGCGGAATTTCTGGCCCAGGTCCGCGATCGCGGGGAGTATCGCAGCCAGGAGGAGGCCGAGCACATCAGCACGTCGGTGCTGCGCGTACTCGCCGAGCGAATCCCCCCGGAAGAGGCCGACGACCTGGCCGCGCGGCTGCCCGCGCCGCTGGACGACGCCCTGCACACCCACCCGGACCGGCCGGAGGCCCTCGGGTGTGAGGAATTCCTGCGGCGCGTGGCCGAGCGGACCGGTGCCCGGCCCCGTACCGCGGAGTGGGACGCCGGCGCCGTCCTGTCCACCGTCGCCGACGTGGTGTCCGGCGACGAGGTCGACCACCTGCTGTCCCGACTGCCGTCCGGTTACGCGGACCTGTTCGGCAGACCGCACCTGCGCTGACCACGCGCACCCCGGCCACAGCCACACTCCGAGCCCCCGCCACGGCGGTTCGCGAGGCCATGGCGCCACGGCGTTCAGGGCGCCGCTTCGCGGGCGAGGACGTCCGTGAGCAGGGGGCCGCGGCCGGGCCGGGCGGCCGGAGTGAAGCGGAGGTCGGTTTCCGCAGTGGTGGGGGTGAAGTCGTAGGTCCAGGTGCGCCAGTCGTCGGTGGCGGTGACGGTGGCCCTGGGGTGTCCGTCGGCCTGGATGCCGAACGTCCTCGCCGGATCGGCGGGTTCGCCGCGTGAACCGCTCGCCGCGAGGGTGTCGGCGCGGGCGCGGAAGGTGACGCGGACCGGGCGGCCGGGGGTGGTCGCGAGCCGGGTGGAGATGCCGAGGAAGCCGGGAGTGCCGACCAGGCCCACCGCGTTCGAGCCGTTGTCGAGGCCGGCGAGACGCCCGGGACAGGCGTGCACTCCTCGGTTCGTCCAGCCCGGGAAAAAGGCGGGCGCATCGCCCGGGGCCTGCTGGGCCGCCTCGGAGAGCCAAGGGGTGCGAAGGTGCGGGTTGTGGTCGAGGATCGGGCCGCACTCGGGGGCGGGCAGCCGTGCGTGGAGGGCGTCCCGCCAGACGGCCGCCATGGTGGCGTAACCCTGATCGTTGGGGTGGACGAGGTCGGACAGGTCGTCGCCGCCCTGGGGCGAGGCGTGCAGAGCGGGGGCCATGTCGACGAAGAAGACCTTGCCGCGGCGCCCGAACTCCTCGGCTGTCTCGCGTACACGGCGGTTGTACGCGTCGATGTGCGCCTGCCACTCGGGCAGCCGCGAGGGGATGATCGAGGCGAGCAGGATGCCGGCGGAAGGGGCCAGGCGCAGCAGGGTCTCGAGGAAGGTGCGCAGGAAGCCGGGTGCGTCCGTGTGCTCGGGACCGTACATGTTGTTCGTGCCGATGTGGACGAGCAGCCAGTCCGGGCGGGCGGACGGCAGCCACCGCGGCAGCAGTCCGGTCAGCTCCTGGATGCTGATGCCCGGGACGGCGGCGTAGTGGGGATCACCCCGCGGTTGCCAGACGTTGACGTACGGGCCGACGAAGTCGATGTCGTGGCCCAGCCGGTGGAGGTGGTCCAGGAGTTCGTCACGGTATCCGGCCGCCCCGGTGCTGTTCATGCCGGCCGTGATCGAGTCCCCCAGCGGCATGACCCGCACCGGCCGCGCGGGGCTGTCCGCGACTCCTCCGCCGAGCGTCCCGCCCGCCGCCGCCCCGGTGAGGTTCCGTGCGGTGGTCCGCTGTGCCGTGGAGCCGGATCGCATGCCATCTCCCAACATGTGCCTGTGCCCTGTGGTCGCCGGTGGCGCCGGGCACCGGGAGATGCCCGTCCGTGGCACGTGTTCCCCGTCCGCCGCGGTGGTGCACACGGAAGACGGATATCCCGGCACCGGGCGTCGGCCCCGTGAGGGTCCAGGGGGCCGACGCCCGGGCGGAAGGCCGACGGACGGGTGCCCGCGTCAGGCGGCCGTCCCGTCAACCGGTCGCGCAGGAGGCCCCGTTCAAGGTGAACGCCGTCGGCGCGGTGTTGGTCGTCAGCCTGGTGCCGGTGAAGCCGAGCGTGACCGAGCCGTTGACGGGCACCGTCGAGGTGTACGACGCGGAAGCGACCGTCACCGAGGCGCCGTTCTGGGTCGGGGTGCCGCCCCACATGTTGCTGATGGTCTGGCCGTTCGGGAAGCCGAAGCCCAGCGTCCAGCCGCTGACGGCGGCCGTACCGGTGTTGCCGATGGTGATCTCGCCCTGGAAGCCGCCGGGCCATTCGTTGAGGACGCGGTAGCGCACGGAGCAGCCGGCGCCGGGAGTGCCGGTGCCCTTCTCGGTCTTGACGGTGACCGTCGCCGAGCGGGCGGAGCGGTTGCCGGCCCCGTCCTTGGCGTAGACCGCGAACGTGTACGTCGTGTCGGCGGTCAGGGACGACACGGTGGCCGTGGTGCCCGTGGTGGAGGCGGCCGTGGTCTCCGTGGTGCCGTTGACGCGGACCACGTCGTACCCGCTCACGCCAACGTTGTCAGTGGCCGCGGGCCAGGTCAGGGTGACCGAGGTGGGCGAGACGCCGGAGGCGGCCGGGGCGCCCGGTGCGGTCGGGGCCTGGGTGTCGGGGGCGGTGCCGCCGAAGACCGTGGCCTCGCGCGAGGTCGCGGCGATGCCGTTGGCGCCGTGGAAGATGCGCTGTCCCCAGGAGCTGAGCCGCGCCGGGTCGAAGTCGATCGCGAGGTCGAGGATCGGATCGGTGTTGCCGCTCCAGGACCACGCCAGGTAGCCGAGGTCGAGCTGCTCGGCGGTGGCCATCATGGTGTCCTCGTCGGGGTCGCCGTACTGGTCGGCCGGGCCGCCGAACTCGCCGATGACGATGGGGAGTTTCGCGGTGACGAAGGCGTTGAGGTAGTCGGTGATCTCCTGGGCGGTGTCGAAGACGCTGTACATGTGGATCGAGAACAGGAGGTTGCCGGTGGTGTCGGCATCGTAGACCGTGCGGGCGTTGGCCCGCATGACGCCCTGCCAGTCCTGGCCCCAGTTCGGCGCGTCCACCATGATCGTGTGCTGGAAGCCCGCCGCGCGCAGCTTCTTGATCGCGGCGATGGTGGGGTCGGTCCAGCCGGCCGGGTTCGTGTTGCCCCACGGCTCGTTGCCGATGTTGATGACGACGTAGTCCTCTTGGCCGGCCAGGACGTCCTTGAGGCTGATCCAGTAGTCGGCGGCGTGGTCGAGCGTGCCGGCGGCGGAGTCCTCGCCGTAGCCGGTGGTGTCGTGCACCTCCAGCACGCAGATCAGGCGGTTGGCCTTGCAGCTCTGGATGATGACGGCGACGTCCTGTGCGCTGCTGCGGGACCAGCGGTAGCCGTCGGAGAGGACGACGCGCACGGTGTTGGCGCCGAGCGCCTTGACGTCGGCCAGCGACTGGGTCTCGCCCGGGTACCAGGTGTGGGCGTGGTTGACGCCGCGCATCACGAAATCGTTGCCGTTGCCTTCGAGCAGGCGGCCGTTACCGATGTGCAGTCCGGTCGCGGCGGCGGCCGGCCGGGAATCGGCGCGGGCGGGTGACGGGGCGAGGGCGAGGAGGCCCAGCAGAGTGACGACGGCGGCCAGGAGCACGGCGACCGGGTTCCTCGGTGTCGTACTTCTCGTTGTTCGCACTGCGACTCCATGGGTGGGGTGGAGAAGTCGGCCGAAAACATGTGGGAGCGCTCCCATAGAGCCAGCTATGCCAGGTGCACGTCAAGAGATCGGCCGGGAAAGGTCGCCGCCCGCCCGTGGCGCCGGCTCGGCCGGGACAGAAGGGGAGCCTCGGCCGCTGCCCGCCGGTTCACGGCCGGGGAGGTCCGGGCGCCGAACGGTGCAGGACGGCGAGGACACGACAGCATCAGTCCGGACATGCGGGATATACACGATGAAGTACGTTTCCCCCGAGATGGCCCTTGTCCCGGTCCCGCGGACGGCATTCGACCTCGACAGGGGCTTGGTAGTGGAAGCGCCGGCGCGTCGCCGCCGGAGTGCGCCACCTCCTCACC comes from Streptomyces sp. SCL15-4 and encodes:
- a CDS encoding DUF2267 domain-containing protein: MKLAEFLAQVRDRGEYRSQEEAEHISTSVLRVLAERIPPEEADDLAARLPAPLDDALHTHPDRPEALGCEEFLRRVAERTGARPRTAEWDAGAVLSTVADVVSGDEVDHLLSRLPSGYADLFGRPHLR
- a CDS encoding SGNH/GDSL hydrolase family protein, with protein sequence MRSGSTAQRTTARNLTGAAAGGTLGGGVADSPARPVRVMPLGDSITAGMNSTGAAGYRDELLDHLHRLGHDIDFVGPYVNVWQPRGDPHYAAVPGISIQELTGLLPRWLPSARPDWLLVHIGTNNMYGPEHTDAPGFLRTFLETLLRLAPSAGILLASIIPSRLPEWQAHIDAYNRRVRETAEEFGRRGKVFFVDMAPALHASPQGGDDLSDLVHPNDQGYATMAAVWRDALHARLPAPECGPILDHNPHLRTPWLSEAAQQAPGDAPAFFPGWTNRGVHACPGRLAGLDNGSNAVGLVGTPGFLGISTRLATTPGRPVRVTFRARADTLAASGSRGEPADPARTFGIQADGHPRATVTATDDWRTWTYDFTPTTAETDLRFTPAARPGRGPLLTDVLAREAAP
- a CDS encoding erythromycin esterase family protein: MPGTEQTRIREAALPLTDPGSLEPLMDRIGDARYVLLGEASHGTADYYQVRNALTRRLIEEKGFSFVAVEGDWPDCQAVHCSVVAAPGAPEDPGEVLAGFRRWPAWMWGNTDVAAFARWLRRHNEGLPPERRVGFFGLDVYGLWESLHAVLTHLREHDPDRVEPALEAYRCFEPYAEDPQSYARATRFVPQGCEPEVVSLLTQARHRAARTASLDDSLAEFAARQNTEVLAGAERYYRAMLDSGPESWNIRDRHMADTLDRLMAHYGPGAKAVVWEHNTHIGDARATDMADIGEINVGQLVRERHMGAGVALVGFGSYDGTVTAADAWGDAPRVMEVTPAHTGSLEDLLHAALPGERALFVFPPVQFQRPPATGRRAWFHEERGHRAIGVVYRPRSERVGNYVPTVLAERYDAFCYLDRTRALTPLRPAAARSPEVDTWPVGV
- a CDS encoding cellulase family glycosylhydrolase, with the protein product MRTTRSTTPRNPVAVLLAAVVTLLGLLALAPSPARADSRPAAAATGLHIGNGRLLEGNGNDFVMRGVNHAHTWYPGETQSLADVKALGANTVRVVLSDGYRWSRSSAQDVAVIIQSCKANRLICVLEVHDTTGYGEDSAAGTLDHAADYWISLKDVLAGQEDYVVINIGNEPWGNTNPAGWTDPTIAAIKKLRAAGFQHTIMVDAPNWGQDWQGVMRANARTVYDADTTGNLLFSIHMYSVFDTAQEITDYLNAFVTAKLPIVIGEFGGPADQYGDPDEDTMMATAEQLDLGYLAWSWSGNTDPILDLAIDFDPARLSSWGQRIFHGANGIAATSREATVFGGTAPDTQAPTAPGAPAASGVSPTSVTLTWPAATDNVGVSGYDVVRVNGTTETTAASTTGTTATVSSLTADTTYTFAVYAKDGAGNRSARSATVTVKTEKGTGTPGAGCSVRYRVLNEWPGGFQGEITIGNTGTAAVSGWTLGFGFPNGQTISNMWGGTPTQNGASVTVASASYTSTVPVNGSVTLGFTGTRLTTNTAPTAFTLNGASCATG